From Saprospiraceae bacterium, one genomic window encodes:
- a CDS encoding alpha/beta hydrolase, producing the protein MNNIEKTEHYTFELSGKVTRLKVTFKNRYGIELTGDLYIPKNGGNNLPALAISGPFGAVKEQSSGLYANQMAECGFVALAFDPSYTGESGGEPHHIASPEINTEDFSAAIDFLGLQENVDRNKIGIIGICGFGGFALNATAVDKRVKAVATASMYNMSRLNAKGYFDTTTPEQRTEILEKMSIQRWEDAKSGTPELAPQGLPSKIKGGEPQFVKDYFDYYKTDRGFHERSINSNGSWTVTTPISLMNMPILTYIKEISPRPMLLIAGENAHSKYFSEDAYKNASEPKELMIIPNGVHTDLYDRLEIIPFEKLTTFFKENLK; encoded by the coding sequence ATGAACAATATAGAAAAAACAGAACATTATACTTTCGAGTTAAGCGGCAAAGTAACCCGACTAAAAGTAACTTTCAAAAACCGATACGGCATTGAACTTACAGGTGACTTATACATTCCGAAAAATGGAGGAAACAATCTGCCTGCATTGGCAATCAGCGGACCCTTTGGTGCTGTAAAAGAACAATCATCAGGATTGTATGCCAACCAAATGGCAGAGTGTGGTTTTGTGGCATTGGCATTCGACCCGTCCTATACAGGCGAGAGCGGTGGCGAACCACATCATATTGCATCACCCGAAATTAACACAGAAGATTTCAGTGCAGCAATCGACTTTCTCGGCTTACAGGAAAACGTTGACAGAAACAAAATCGGTATCATCGGCATTTGCGGTTTTGGTGGATTTGCCTTAAACGCTACTGCTGTTGATAAACGTGTAAAAGCCGTTGCTACTGCAAGTATGTACAATATGTCGAGATTAAACGCAAAAGGTTATTTTGATACAACTACACCCGAACAACGTACAGAAATATTAGAAAAAATGAGCATACAGCGTTGGGAAGATGCGAAAAGTGGAACGCCCGAATTAGCCCCACAAGGATTACCAAGCAAAATTAAAGGAGGCGAACCACAATTTGTAAAAGATTACTTTGATTACTACAAAACCGACAGGGGTTTTCACGAACGCTCTATCAATTCAAACGGTTCGTGGACGGTTACTACACCAATTTCATTGATGAATATGCCTATTTTGACTTATATCAAAGAGATTTCGCCAAGACCAATGTTGCTCATTGCAGGTGAAAACGCACATTCAAAATATTTTAGCGAAGATGCCTATAAAAATGCTTCCGAACCAAAGGAGCTAATGATTATTCCGAATGGCGTTCATACTGATTTGTACGACAGGTTAGAAATTATTCCTTTTGAAAAATTGACAACATTTTTTAAAGAGAACTTAAAGTAA
- a CDS encoding carboxymuconolactone decarboxylase family protein: MYKNIFPKWILLFAIILNVNTMNAQDKTDALTIKQESFVIISALTATGDLENLKVQLNNGLDAGLTINEIKEALVHLYAYCGFPRSLNGLTTLMQLVEERKKVGKKDIAGREANPISTNKSMLEIGTEVQTKLVGQPVSGGVMEFAPAIDRYLKEHLFGAIFANDVLDHQQRELVTISALSSMSGTLGQLQSHIRIGMNTGLTENQFFQTFDLIEKHIGKKQADDARGVLTKVIK, encoded by the coding sequence ATGTACAAAAACATATTTCCAAAATGGATATTGTTGTTTGCCATAATCCTAAATGTAAATACAATGAACGCACAGGATAAAACAGATGCATTGACCATAAAGCAAGAAAGTTTTGTTATCATTTCTGCGTTGACGGCAACAGGAGATTTGGAAAATCTGAAAGTTCAGCTAAACAACGGACTGGATGCGGGGCTAACCATCAACGAAATAAAAGAGGCATTGGTTCATCTATATGCTTATTGTGGTTTCCCTCGCAGCCTAAATGGATTAACTACCTTAATGCAACTTGTGGAGGAAAGAAAAAAAGTTGGTAAAAAAGATATTGCTGGGCGTGAAGCAAATCCTATTTCTACGAATAAATCAATGCTTGAAATAGGAACAGAAGTACAGACAAAATTAGTCGGACAACCTGTTTCGGGTGGTGTTATGGAATTTGCCCCAGCAATTGACCGCTATTTAAAAGAACATCTTTTCGGAGCAATTTTCGCAAATGATGTGCTTGACCACCAACAAAGAGAATTAGTAACAATTTCAGCATTATCATCTATGTCTGGAACACTTGGGCAATTACAATCGCATATTAGAATTGGAATGAATACAGGGCTTACAGAAAACCAGTTCTTTCAAACTTTCGATTTGATTGAAAAGCATATCGGTAAAAAACAGGCAGACGATGCAAGAGGCGTTCTTACAAAAGTAATTAAATAA